In Thermofilum pendens Hrk 5, the sequence CTCTTGGTCATAACCCTAGGTTCCAGGGTGCTCGTGTAGAAGCGCGGCGGGCTCGTCCTACTCACCACAGCTTGACCGCCGTAGAGCTCTGCCTCCACGTAGGCTATGCCGTCCACGGGGTCTATAGCCTCGTAAGCCTGAGGAGGCTTAACGTCTAGAAGGTCCTTTTCTAGGGAGGGCTTTTCGAACCTATCCTCGAGCCCACCGGGATACCTCCTCTCCTCGGCTTCGTATGTTCTAAAGAAGACGGACCTCGACATGCCTCTTTCTATCGCAGCCTTGTTGATGACCACCGCATCCTGGATGTTGTATCCTCCGCCTGTCAGAACCGCTACCACCATGTTTGTGCCGTAGGGCAGGTTGTCTAAGGGTAGCAGGTCGAAGATGCGAGTCTTCACGAGCGGTTTCTGGGGGTAGTACATCACGTGCATCCTGGGGTCCATGCGGAGCTTGAAGTTGTAGTGCGGTATTCCCAGGGACTGCTTAGCCATCGCCGCCTGATACGAGTTTCTCGGCGACTGATTGTACTCGATAAAGGGTATCGTCATCGCGATAATGCCTAGGATCGCCGCCGGGACAATCTCGAGGTGAGTGTGCTGAGGAGTTAGCTCGGACACATCCGTAGCTATGTAGGCGTTCTCCTCTTCCTCTGCGTCTAGGTACTCGACTATGCCGTTCTCTATGAGGTCGCTCCAAGTCCACTCGCCTTTCCTCAACAGCTCTACATGTTCGTGTTTAAGCCTCGGTTCACCGTTTTCGACTACTATCAGAGGTCTTCGTATCCTCCCAGCGTCGCAGTTGACGTAAACCTCCTCTATCCTACCCTTAACCCCGCCGACGGTGTATTCATGAGAATAGAAGGCAACGTTGACCTCGTGACTTATTCTTCCCTCTCTTCGAAGCTTCCTCAAAGTCTCCGCGAGACCCTTGCCGTCCTCAACGTAGCCTATGAGCCGCCCGTTGAGGTAGACCCTAGCCCCCGAGATATTCTTCCCCACCGTCTTCTCCACGGGGACTACTCCCAGCCTGCCTACCAGCAGGTCGTACACCTGCTTCTCGTCCGTCCCGTTCGAGAGAGTAGCCAGAAGCGCCAAGTGCTTTACCAAGCCGCAGTTCTGCCCCTCGGGGCTTTCTACGGGGCAAAGCCTGCCCCACTGCGTCGGGTGAAGCTCCCTAGCCTCGAAGTGCGGCTGAGTCCTGGATAGCGGCGAGACAACCCTCCTCAAGTGGGAGATTGTCGAGAGGTAGTTCGTCCTGTCCAGAATCTGGCTCACACCCGTCCTGCCGCCCACCCAGTTGCCAGTCGCGAGTGCGTGGTTTAACCTCTCGGTAATTATGTCCGGCCTGACTATACTCACCAGGTTGATATCCCGAGTCTTGGAAGTGTGCCTCTCGATGGAGTAAGTCATCTCTTTTACTAGCTGTCTAAACGCGCTCCTGAACACCTGCGCTATCAGCTCGCCGGCCTGCCGTATCCTCTTATTCGCGAGGTGATCCTTATCATCGGGCCCGCGCATGCCGAGCTTGAGTTCGAGCAACCGGGAAACCATCTGCCCCACGAAGAAAGCCTTAGAAATCCTAGCAGCGGGGCCTCTACCTATGTGCGGCAACAAGTTTTCATCTAGAACGGCTTGCGCCCTCTCTATCCTCACGTTTCTCGGCTGGCCCGGGGACACCCTGGAGCCTATGTAGTCGAGAGCCTCCTCGGGCGTAGCGGCGATCTTCGATTGCTCCATTAATACGGGCAGAAACTCCTGCTGAATTATCGGATCGTTGCCTATGGCGTAGGCTATCTCCTGGTCCGTCTTTAGACCCAGCGCGCGCATCAACACTACTACTGGTATTTTCGACGGGCAAGCCGGGAAGGAGGCGTATATCATCCCATCCTTCGTTCTCTCGACTGTAAGCGGCGACCTTTGGCCAGCGGCAACGCTGAAAACCTTTGCTGTATGCGTGACGGAGCCGCTAGCGCCGCCGTAGTCCACGAGAACCCTGTTCACCGACAGATCCTCCTGCATCACGATTACTCTCTCAGAGCCGTTAACGATGAAGTACCCTCCGGGGTCGTACGGGTCCTCGCCGTACTTAACTATCTCGTCTTCCGACTTGAGACCGTAGAGAACGCACTTCTTGCTTTTCACCATTATGGGCAGACTACCTATGTAGACGGACTCCGTCCGCCTCTCCTCCCCGTCGACGTAGAGCGTCATTGTAAGGTAGAGCGGTGCCGCGTAGGTTATGTTTCTCAGCCTTGCTATCATAGGTGTCAAAGCGAGATCGCTACCGTCAGCCTCCCTAAACGTGGGCTGACCAACCTCTATTTTCCCAAACTTTATCTCAACACCCTGCGACTCAACCTTGATACCGCCGACCTCGTCCACTATCTCCTGGAGTCCACGCTCTAGAAAAGCGTTGAAGGAGTCTAAGTGTTGCCTGACGAGGCCTAGCTCGTCTACGTATGCTTTTACCACTCTCCACCTATCCTCCCTGGATAGCTTTGCCTGCACGGCGCGCGAGCTCATCCGCGCATCACCAGCCTGAATGCCACAGACTCTCCGGCTGTCGGGCTTTGCCTTATAATCATTATCACGTCTCCGGGCTTAGCCTTCAAAGCCCTGGCAACAGGGTCGGTCGAGTATATCCACGGTAGCTCTGACTTCTTCAGCCCCATAGCTTTAAGTAGCCTGTTGGCCTCCTCTTTAGAGAGCAACACGTGCTTAGGCACAAGCTCGTGCTCCAAAACATCGAACTTCCTAGGCATAATAGACCCTTACAGCGTGACTGGATTGTATTGACTTCTGCGCTCTTTTTAAACTTTGTGCCAGGGAATGCTTGAACCCCAAAACAATGAGGCTCGTAAAAACTACTGAGTTGTCCTCAATTGCAGGCTTAATGTTTCGACGCTCAGCATCGTAAGAGAGATATAGGGGGCCTCTTGGGCTCTACGTAAAAGGGGGTGAACAGAGGGGTGGAAGAAAAGTACAGAGATATTACCCTCGACGAGCTAACGGATCTCTGCATTCGTAGGGGTATAGTATTTCCAAGTGGGAGGATATACGGCGGACTGGCAGGGTTCTATGACTATGGACCGGTAGGTGTCGAGCTAGAGCGCAACATTCTGAACGATTGGTGGAAGTGGTTTGTCGAGACGAGGGACGATATCTACGGAATAGACGGAGCGATAATAACCCACCCTAGAACCTGGGAGGCTAGCGGACACGTTGAAAGCTTTATCGACTACATAGTTACGTGTACGTCCTGCGGAGCAGAGTACAGGGCAGACCATCTGCTCGAAGAGGTGGGCGTGAAGATCCCAGAGTACTCCCTCGAGACGATAAAGTCACTCATAGAAAACAACAACGTACGTTGCCCAGCGTGCGGAGGTAAACTCTCGGAGCCCAGAAAATTCAACCTCATGTTCGACACGCAGGTTGGGCCCAGGAAATCTATGACGGCGTACCTTAGGCCGGAGACTGCCCAGCTGATATTCACCAACTTCAAGAACGTAGTCTTTACAATGGGGGCTACCCTTCCTTTCGGGATCGCGCAGATAGGGAAGGCTTTCAGGAACGAAATATCTCCTAGAAACTTCCTTTTCAGGTTGCGGGAGTTCACGCAGATGGAGATAGAGTACTTTGTAAACCCTGAAAAGCTGAACGAGTGCCCCTACTTTAAAGAGGTCGAGGAGCTACGCGTGAACTTCCTGTCGGCCGAGGAGCAGGAGAGAGGTGTTTCCGAGGCCAAAAGCATTAAGCTTGGCGAGGCCGTAGAAACAGGAGTAATTAAGAACGCGTGGCATGCTTACTGGATAGGGGAGTCTCTTAGATGGCTTTGGAGCCTGGGACTACGGCCTGAGAGGCTAAGGGTGCGGGAACACGTGAAGACAGAGCTAGCGCATTACGCTGTGCAGACGTTCGACATCGAGTACTTCTTCCCGTACATGGGCTGGAAGGAGATAGAGGGTATCGCGAATAGGTCTGACTACGACTTGAAAAGACACCAGGAGTACAGCGGTGAAGCTCTCCACATAGTCGACAACGGCAAAACCGTGATACCCTACGTGATCGAACCATCCTTTGGCTTGGAGAGGATACTCCTAGCCGTGCTCACGGACTCCTACGTGAGGGAGGAGAGGAGGACCTACTTGAGGTTAAAGCCGAGGATAGCCCCCTTTAAGTGCGCAGTCTTCCCGCTGGTAAAACGAGACGGGCTCGACGTGAAAGCCCGCGAGATTTACAACCAGCTGAAGAAACACTTTAGGTGTTACTACGACGAGGATGGAAGCATAGGGCGGCGATACGCGAAGGCTGACGAGATAGGCGTACCGTTCTCGATAACTATCGACGGACAAACACTGAGGGACGATACCGTCACGATACGCTTCCGAGACACGAAAGAACAAATACGGGAAAGAGTGGAAAACCTTAAGGCCAGGCTCTCAGAGCTAATCGCGACGCTGTGACCATAACGTCTCCCTTTGTACAGGAAAAATGGTGGGCCCGCCGGGATTCGAACCCGGGACCTCCGCCGCTCTCAGGATCGAAACCCCCTCCTCGACCCTTGTGAGGGCGACCTTAGGCGCCCACCCCGTATCCTAACCGCTAGACGACGGGCCCAACCCTTTTCTGCGAAAAACGCCTTCAGGTAATAAACTTTTTCGCAGATTTTGGCCAGGCCGTACAAACAATGGAATTATTGGCGGGCCGGCCGGGATTCGAACCCGGGACCTACGGGTTAAAAGCCTCGACGCAGGGCTAGCTTGTCCCACACCGTCGCTCTACCTAGCTGAGCTACCGGCCCATGCCCGCCGAGTACA encodes:
- a CDS encoding glycine--tRNA ligase, with translation MEEKYRDITLDELTDLCIRRGIVFPSGRIYGGLAGFYDYGPVGVELERNILNDWWKWFVETRDDIYGIDGAIITHPRTWEASGHVESFIDYIVTCTSCGAEYRADHLLEEVGVKIPEYSLETIKSLIENNNVRCPACGGKLSEPRKFNLMFDTQVGPRKSMTAYLRPETAQLIFTNFKNVVFTMGATLPFGIAQIGKAFRNEISPRNFLFRLREFTQMEIEYFVNPEKLNECPYFKEVEELRVNFLSAEEQERGVSEAKSIKLGEAVETGVIKNAWHAYWIGESLRWLWSLGLRPERLRVREHVKTELAHYAVQTFDIEYFFPYMGWKEIEGIANRSDYDLKRHQEYSGEALHIVDNGKTVIPYVIEPSFGLERILLAVLTDSYVREERRTYLRLKPRIAPFKCAVFPLVKRDGLDVKAREIYNQLKKHFRCYYDEDGSIGRRYAKADEIGVPFSITIDGQTLRDDTVTIRFRDTKEQIRERVENLKARLSELIATL
- a CDS encoding DNA-directed RNA polymerase subunit B; this translates as MSSRAVQAKLSREDRWRVVKAYVDELGLVRQHLDSFNAFLERGLQEIVDEVGGIKVESQGVEIKFGKIEVGQPTFREADGSDLALTPMIARLRNITYAAPLYLTMTLYVDGEERRTESVYIGSLPIMVKSKKCVLYGLKSEDEIVKYGEDPYDPGGYFIVNGSERVIVMQEDLSVNRVLVDYGGASGSVTHTAKVFSVAAGQRSPLTVERTKDGMIYASFPACPSKIPVVVLMRALGLKTDQEIAYAIGNDPIIQQEFLPVLMEQSKIAATPEEALDYIGSRVSPGQPRNVRIERAQAVLDENLLPHIGRGPAARISKAFFVGQMVSRLLELKLGMRGPDDKDHLANKRIRQAGELIAQVFRSAFRQLVKEMTYSIERHTSKTRDINLVSIVRPDIITERLNHALATGNWVGGRTGVSQILDRTNYLSTISHLRRVVSPLSRTQPHFEARELHPTQWGRLCPVESPEGQNCGLVKHLALLATLSNGTDEKQVYDLLVGRLGVVPVEKTVGKNISGARVYLNGRLIGYVEDGKGLAETLRKLRREGRISHEVNVAFYSHEYTVGGVKGRIEEVYVNCDAGRIRRPLIVVENGEPRLKHEHVELLRKGEWTWSDLIENGIVEYLDAEEEENAYIATDVSELTPQHTHLEIVPAAILGIIAMTIPFIEYNQSPRNSYQAAMAKQSLGIPHYNFKLRMDPRMHVMYYPQKPLVKTRIFDLLPLDNLPYGTNMVVAVLTGGGYNIQDAVVINKAAIERGMSRSVFFRTYEAEERRYPGGLEDRFEKPSLEKDLLDVKPPQAYEAIDPVDGIAYVEAELYGGQAVVSRTSPPRFYTSTLEPRVMTKRKDTSLLLRHGEKGIIDRVFIMESPGGIKLAKVRVRDLRPTELGDKFASRHGQKGVVGMLVPQEDMPFTEEGITPDLIINPHAIPSRMTVGQLLEAITGKAAALAGRRIDATAFEPPSLDEIREILRSYGFRSDGKEVLYDGVTGEKLEAEIFIGVVYYEKLHHLVADKMHARARGRVQILTRQPTEGRAREGGLRFGEMEKDCLVGHGASMLLRERLLESSDKTTIWVCENCGYMGWFDARKNTPVCPVCGDKGRLSPVEVSYAFKLLLQELTGLGLSVRLILKDKIQS
- a CDS encoding DNA-directed RNA polymerase subunit H, which produces MPRKFDVLEHELVPKHVLLSKEEANRLLKAMGLKKSELPWIYSTDPVARALKAKPGDVIMIIRQSPTAGESVAFRLVMRG